A section of the Venturia canescens isolate UGA chromosome 11, ASM1945775v1, whole genome shotgun sequence genome encodes:
- the LOC122417932 gene encoding speckle-type POZ protein-like isoform X1, giving the protein MFFPKTREEQMEPPVKKYSQIMHGQQRYTTTFTWKLCDWHLFYDIKYSKGVTSDCFELDGTNGCMCQIFLNPMDPVGHLTLIFSHPKSILKMEVSININKKESNLFNMVNGCNKRHRLIISIPNSMKKEQRSVLVSEPLTIFAKFTIAGFPKVSISRNPPKNILQHIKVLFEEKILCDVNFIIGDEEFPAHKTIVAAQSKVFQAMFLNEMLEKEKGTVNIPDTRAEVFQKFLDYLYTGEVDNFEDIVDELIVIADKYQVSTLKETCTNYMLLNLCETNVVKYLLVADKLCCTELKEKAFDIFQHSANALVEVIEEGDQEVSMSLKKLLIDFHSSSSDEE; this is encoded by the exons AT gttttttccaaaaactaggGAAGAGCAAATGGAACCACCTGTCAAAAAATACAGCCAAATAATGCATGGTCAACAGCGCTATACAACAACATTCACGTGGAAATTGTGTGATTGGCATCTGTTCTATGACATCAAATATTCTAAGGGTGTTACATCGGACTGTTTTGAGCTCGACGGTACAAATGGATGTATGTGCCAAATATTTTTAAACCCGATGGATCCTGTTGGCCATTTGACACTGATATTCTCGCATCCTAAATCCATCTTGAAAATGGAGGTGTCAATTAAcattaataaaaaagaatcaaatttattcaacaTGGTAAATGGTTGTAATAAAAGGCACCGTTTGATAATTAGTATACCTAATTCCATGAAAAAAGAACAGAGATCTGTTCTAGTAAGCGAACCACTAACGATTTTTGCAAAGTTTACAATCGCTGGATTTCCAAAAGTTTCTATCAGCAGAAATCCTCCAAAGAATATTCTTCAACATATTAAAGTTTtgtttgaggaaaaaattctgtgCGACGTTAATTTTATAATCGGCGATGAAGAATTTCCTGCCCACAAAACAATTGTTGCAGCACAGAGTAAAGTTTTTCAAGCGATGTTCCTGAATGAAAtgttggaaaaagagaaaggcACAGTTAATATACCTGACACAAGGGCAGAGGTCTTTCAGAAATTTCTTGACTATCTTTATACTGGAGAAGTGGACAATTTTGAAGATATAGTTGATGAGCTTATAGTTATTGCTGACAAATATCAAGTCTCCACACTGAAAGAAACCTGTACAAATTACATGCTGCTAAATCTTTGTGAGACAAACGTTGTAAAATATCTTCTTGTAGCAGACAAACTGTGCTGCACCGAACTGAAAGAAAAAgcttttgacatttttcaacACAGTGCCAATGCATTGGTAGAAGTTATTGAAGAGGGAGATCAAGAGGTATccatgagtttgaaaaaactcCTGATCGATTTCCATTCCTCATCGTCAgatgaagaataa
- the LOC122417932 gene encoding speckle-type POZ protein-like isoform X2, with product MEEQMEPPVKKYSQIMHGQQRYTTTFTWKLCDWHLFYDIKYSKGVTSDCFELDGTNGCMCQIFLNPMDPVGHLTLIFSHPKSILKMEVSININKKESNLFNMVNGCNKRHRLIISIPNSMKKEQRSVLVSEPLTIFAKFTIAGFPKVSISRNPPKNILQHIKVLFEEKILCDVNFIIGDEEFPAHKTIVAAQSKVFQAMFLNEMLEKEKGTVNIPDTRAEVFQKFLDYLYTGEVDNFEDIVDELIVIADKYQVSTLKETCTNYMLLNLCETNVVKYLLVADKLCCTELKEKAFDIFQHSANALVEVIEEGDQEVSMSLKKLLIDFHSSSSDEE from the exons AT gGAAGAGCAAATGGAACCACCTGTCAAAAAATACAGCCAAATAATGCATGGTCAACAGCGCTATACAACAACATTCACGTGGAAATTGTGTGATTGGCATCTGTTCTATGACATCAAATATTCTAAGGGTGTTACATCGGACTGTTTTGAGCTCGACGGTACAAATGGATGTATGTGCCAAATATTTTTAAACCCGATGGATCCTGTTGGCCATTTGACACTGATATTCTCGCATCCTAAATCCATCTTGAAAATGGAGGTGTCAATTAAcattaataaaaaagaatcaaatttattcaacaTGGTAAATGGTTGTAATAAAAGGCACCGTTTGATAATTAGTATACCTAATTCCATGAAAAAAGAACAGAGATCTGTTCTAGTAAGCGAACCACTAACGATTTTTGCAAAGTTTACAATCGCTGGATTTCCAAAAGTTTCTATCAGCAGAAATCCTCCAAAGAATATTCTTCAACATATTAAAGTTTtgtttgaggaaaaaattctgtgCGACGTTAATTTTATAATCGGCGATGAAGAATTTCCTGCCCACAAAACAATTGTTGCAGCACAGAGTAAAGTTTTTCAAGCGATGTTCCTGAATGAAAtgttggaaaaagagaaaggcACAGTTAATATACCTGACACAAGGGCAGAGGTCTTTCAGAAATTTCTTGACTATCTTTATACTGGAGAAGTGGACAATTTTGAAGATATAGTTGATGAGCTTATAGTTATTGCTGACAAATATCAAGTCTCCACACTGAAAGAAACCTGTACAAATTACATGCTGCTAAATCTTTGTGAGACAAACGTTGTAAAATATCTTCTTGTAGCAGACAAACTGTGCTGCACCGAACTGAAAGAAAAAgcttttgacatttttcaacACAGTGCCAATGCATTGGTAGAAGTTATTGAAGAGGGAGATCAAGAGGTATccatgagtttgaaaaaactcCTGATCGATTTCCATTCCTCATCGTCAgatgaagaataa
- the LOC122417937 gene encoding protein roadkill-like, with protein sequence MNQWPEEIYSQRMQALERYCTKFEWVLPDWSLLYDNTYSKGIKSDSFPLHGVPPCTCRLFLNLEDQESNIHVILSDPVSVLAANVTLVVNENPPLTWGLDQPISKCTPLKISVSQNRKTILDAMNIDSSQGVQDTLTIVAEFVAIAVPAPLLYDNPPPTNVLKKVEALFEDKKFCDVTLVFDDEEIPAHKTILAAHSEVFQAMFLSQMTENEQSIVTIVDTDSKLFREFINYLYTGQVNNLKDSVEKMIMVADKYEVTELKEMCANFMLKNLNIQNVVQYILIADKLCCDELKKKALHLLRNSSSAWENVIKNGDLEAYAGLSKILSNSSQT encoded by the coding sequence ATGAATCAGTGGCCCGAAGAAATATACAGCCAAAGAATGCAAGCTCTGGAACGATACTGCACGAAATTCGAATGGGTGTTGCCCGATTGGAGCCTCCTCTATGATAACACTTATTCAAAGGGAATCAAATCCGATTCCTTCCCGCTTCATGGTGTGCCTCCTTGTACTTGTCGGTTATTTCTCAACTTAGAAGATCAGGAGTCCAATATCCATGTAATACTGTCCGATCCTGTGTCTGTCCTTGCCGCAAATGTAACATTGGTGGTTAATGAGAATCCACCGCTGACATGGGGTTTAGATCAACCAATCAGTAAATGCACTCCTCTGAAAATCTCCGTAtcacaaaatagaaaaacaatcCTTGATGCGATGAATATCGATTCATCGCAAGGAGTCCAAGACACGCTTACTATTGTAGCCGAATTTGTGGCCATAGCAGTTCCTGCACCTTTACTCTACGACAATCCTCCTCCGACGAATGTTCTGAAAAAAGTGGAAGCTTTATTCGAGGACAAGAAGTTCTGCGACGTTACTCTTGTGTTTGACGACGAAGAAATTCCAGCACACAAAACTATCCTGGCAGCACACAGCGAAGTTTTTCAAGCCATGTTTTTAAGTCAGATGACAGAAAACGAACAAAGCATAGTCACAATAGTTGATACAGATTCAAAGCTGTTCAGGGAATTTATTAACTATTTGTACACTGGTCAGGTTAATAATTTGAAAGActctgttgaaaaaatgataatggtGGCAGATAAGTATGAAGTCACAGAGCTCAAAGAAATGTGCGCAaattttatgttaaaaaatcTCAACATCCAAAACGTTGTACAGTATATTCTCATTGCCGATAAGCTCTGCTGcgacgaattgaaaaaaaaagctctccACCTTCTCCGGAACAGCTCGAGTGCTTGGGAAAATGTTATTAAAAACGGTGATCTCGAGGCATATGCAGGATTATCAAAAATATTGAGCAATTCTTCACAAACATAG